GTCGAAGCCGCAGTGATAGCTCACTCCTACGATAGCAGTGAGTCTGTGAATAGGAACCCTTGAGCCCGTTATTAGTGTAGGACGTCACGCGAAAAATTTATCGGCGCTATCGTTCTGTAATGCCAAGCGATGTTCGGAAGCGAAATTGAAGAGGGAATGATCTAAGCAAGAAGTGTTTCGATAGTTGTGCATGATGATATTGAATCTATAGTACAACGTCTAAGCAATTAATTCCAGGAATTTTTTTAATTTTTTTTGTCGTGGTGAATCCGACGCAATACGTCTGTCAGAAATGATGTCGGCGTGACGAAACGCCAACACATAAACATGCTCGAGGAAGGAAGGAAAATATTCACTGTGTGATGGTCGTCAGTTCATGGGACGGCGAATAATTTGCGTCGGCTGAGAACGCCATGCGCCCGATGAGTTGCCCGTCTTCCGTCTCTACATTCACCCGCCATTTACCAGGCTGGAGGCGTTGTTTCATGGTGTACATGCGATAGCCATGTTCTCTCCCCCCGGTGATGGAAATCGGAATGCGATCCGTGGTGATGAATTCAGCCGACTTGGCGAGTGGTCTCCATTCCCAGTGGTGATAGATGGTGGTATGCAAGGTGATCGGAGCAAACACGGATGAAAAGCTATAGACGGGTGTGTCCGTTCCGACACGGTCATCCGACCGTTTCCACACAGCGTACCAGGGACCATCTTCATAGGTGAGCAGGTATTCATTCTGTTGTTTTTCGATGTGATGATAGATGCCTCCGGATTTGAGGGAGAGGGGAATGGGAGGAATCCAATTTAAAAAATATAACGTGGTGCACAGGCCCACCAGGGCAAAAGCCGGGAAACAAATGCTCAAGGAAGCCCTCATAGGAAGATTGGGAATGCCGCGGAGGGTGAGACGGACGGTTTCCCATACGACGGCTATGGTGATGAGGGCACCGGTTAAAAAGACCGCCGCATTCATCCAGCCCGTCAGGACAGGGAGGAAAAAGGTCATAAAGCTTAAGGTGACGATCGCAAAGAGGCCCACCAGCATTTTGAGACTGGAATACCGTTTGGAAAGAAATTCATTGGCGATGAGCAACCCGACAATGATTCCCAAAAAGATGGCGGACGTGGACCATGATGCACTTTGGGAATAGAGGATGGCATAGGCACTGAACAGCCCACCTAATAAAAATTGCATGGCCTTGCCAAAATGCGGACGGGCCTGATGCATCAGGCTCAAGACATTCCAGCCGGGTTTGTCCGGTGTTGAGGGGATCAGTCCTAATTGAAACCGTCCGGTGAGAATGATGAGAGTGCCCAGGAGCGTGATGTAGAGAAGGATAATCAGATTATCCAGCAATCGATCGATGCGTGTTAACGTGAGGGTGTCATAGGTCACACCGGCGAAAAAAAAGACGGCCGGGAGAATGGGTTTGAGGAATGTCGAGTGCCACTGCATCATCGTCTGGGCCACTGACGTGGTGAGAGACGCCGTATACGTCGAAGACAATTTGTGAGTCGTCAGATTCATTGTACCCCTTCCTTGAAAATCCTCGGAAGATTGACGGGATTTCTTAAAGGGGTGGGGCAGAATGCTTTGGAAGCTTGTACAAGCTGTTTATGAATCAAGACAATGGGACTGCATCGCCTTCAGCTCTTTCTCTGACGCTGGTCGGAATCCAATTTGTCCTAATCGGGTTGATCGCCTTAACCGGACCGCTGTGGCCACAAGAGTGGAGCCTTCGAGCCATACTTGCTGGTGGCGGAGTGGTAGGCCTCTGGGGGTTGCCGTTCATGGGACTGTGTCAGAAAAAGGTGTTTCGGGAAGTTCCTGGCCAGGGGAAACTCATTGTCCTCGGCCCTTACCGTTGGATCAGGCATCCCATTTATACCAGCGTCTTTTTGGTGTCGCTGGCTTGGACTCTGGGAAGTCCCCTTCCCTACCGTATACTGTTATGAGTGGGATTAGTGATGACCTTATCGTTCAAACTCCGCTACGAAGAGCGCCTCTTGCTGGAACGATTCCCTGAAAATGAGGCCTACCGACATCAGACAAAACGTCTCATTCCTTATTCTTTGGTAAAGCAAATCACATTGGTGGTCAAAGAGAGTGTTAGAGGGGTTGAGTTGACGTGGTGTGGGGAATCATTCCCATTAAGAGGCCGTATCAAAAGCAACAACTGTGCTAGTATTTGTTGTCTCGAAGAATATGACCCTGTGAAGCCATCTGGCCTTGGGGTGCTGTGCCTGGCAGGTGAGCATCCAGTCCATTAGGCATCCTATTTTGAATGCTTTTCGGCTAAATTCAGATGATATTCATGGAGGCGTGACACTTGTGGAAGAGTCTAGAGAGCGTGCTATCGAGGCATTCTGGATCCTGAACGACATTGGAGGCGACTTAATCGGTGCAACCCGAGCCTTTGAGTATTTTGAGACACCCAATTTTAAGGGAGGCGCTACGGATCGGGTGCTTCGGATATTCAACAGAATGGCAGACTCGTTTCTCTTTGTGACTTTGGCGAAATGGATTGAATTCTACGATCGCTATCACGTTCTCATCCCTCCGGACGCAAGACCGATCTGTGAATCGCTACGAAATGAATTGGACAAAAGAGGGGTTCGGGAATTCCGAAACACGGTTATCGGTCATATTTGGAGCAAGAAACATAGTCGCCCTCTTTTGCCAAATGAGATCGAAATTCTTGCCAGAAAAATCACTAAGGGAGATTCGAAAGAATTTTTAAAATGGATCAATGATCCCAATAATAATCAGCTTGGCGAGACGATTGTTGGCACTACCGAATTTGTTCGAGATGCAATCAAGAGGAAGTGGTCGCTTTCGGAGCAAGAGTTATTTTTAAACTAAAAAAGTTGATCATCCCTGCCATCCCGTTCGATCCCGATGCCTTTAAAAGCACCGTGCGAGGGTCACCCATAGTAAACCTTAAGCCCACTGCAAGCTGACCATCGATCAGACACTGTCTGCTGAATTGTGAACGATCAAGGAAGAGCCTATATCCTAGGAGACCATTTCATTCTGAGCCCTTCGGCAAACTCAAGGCAAGTTCCACGAATGATCTCGCTGAACCCTAGCCGCTCACTAGGGCACGGATCCTTCGCCGTGGTCTCAGGATGACCGTCGGATTAGGGCCTAAGCGAGTCATCATGTGTCCATCTAATAACGTGAATGTTCCTACCCTCATCCTTCCTGGTATCGGCAACTCTGACCAAATCCATTGGCAAACGCTGTGGGAGTCTGCGAACTCCGAGTTTGTTCGTGTGCAGCAACGAGATTGGGAAAATCCTGTTTGCCATGAGTGGGTGAATGTTCTTGAGCAAGCCGTGGCAAAAATCGGTGAAAGTCCCGTGCTTGTTGCGCACAGTTTGGGGTGTCTCTGCGTCGCGCATTGGGCGGCGCGTACGAGTCTCAAGATCAAAGGGGCCTTGCTGGTAGCGCCACCCAATCCAGAAGATAGCGGTTTCCCCTCCGAGGCCATCGGATTTTCTCCCTTGCCTTTAGGTTCGTGTGGATTTCCAAGCATCGTGGTGGCTAGTTCCAACGATCCGTATGGGGGTCTTGAGTTTGCCCGGTCTTGCGCGTCGGGGTGGGGCAGTCGTTTTGTGAATATTGGGCCAGCAGGGCACATCAATTCAGAAAGTGGTCTTGGGGACTGGCCTGAGGGATGGGCTCTTTATCAAGAATTGACCGCTTAACGGATGTTTTTGGACCACTTTACATTGTGAGGTGGCCTCTAGAACATGATATTTGCCGGGTTTCGGCCCGGCAGCCGAGGTCCTTTTGTTTCGGCAAAAGGACCCAAAACCAGTGACTTCCCGTCCGATCGCATTAAAGTGGGACGGACGCGAGCCTATAGGAGGGCGGCCTAACTCGCTGCGCTCAAACAAAGTCCGCCGGTTCATGAGAGCGTCCGACCCAAGGACCGGACGGCAGGCGTCGGTCAAAAGGGAGTGGGTACATAAAGACAAGGAAGAATTTGAAAATTAATTGGAATCACTGAAGATAATCGGCCTGGGATAACCAGATCGCTCGATACACCTAAGACGAATAAAGGGATGAAGAGTGAAGGTCCGAGGTGTCTTTGCCAAGGATCAGGGCGAGGGTTTATCCCTCATTGGCGGGGGATTCTTCGTGGTCAGGATGGTGTGAGCGGCTTGGGAAGCCTCTTTGACCAAAATTCCCATTTTGGGGTGGGAAGGTTCGAGGTCGACGGGGAAGCCGTAGTGACGCAACCGTTCGCTTGCCAGATGGCCAATAGAGGCGACCATCATACGGTGAAGCGCTTTTCTAAAAAGGTTAATCTTCTCGTCTTTTTCCAACACCTTAACGAGATGTTCCACTTGAATGGCGTTCGTGATCAACAAAACAGGAATGACCCCATCCATGACTTCCTGAAGCAGATGTTTCAGGGGTGCCAGATCCTCGGGTAAGGTCCAACGATAGACCGGTACCGGCCGGACTTTTGCTCCCCGTACCCTCAGGCCTTCCAGAAATTTCGGGTTACTGATCCCATATTCCTGCACGGCGATCCGTAAGCCCTGGAGCCCATCCGGGTAGGATGCATCAAGAGCGACGAGCGTATCTTTCCATGTGTTGGGTTCAGGGACCAGAATGTTCGGCTGAAGTCCAAGCTCCTTTAATACCAGGGCTGGCTTGGGACCCCGGACGACGAGCACCGTGTTTCGCAAAGCGGCAATGATCGCCTCACGAGTATGCCGGGTTTGTACAACATCCAGCAGAGTCCGGAATCCTACCCCGGTGAGCAGGACCAGTAGGTCGACCTGACCTGCCATCAAGGCATCGCCACATTCCAGCGCCTGAGGATTGTCCGATAGTGGGAGCTCCCTCATTGACGGCGCGACCATAGGCACGCCTCCGTGCCGGATAATCAGCCGTTCCATTTCCGGGGCCATCCGGCTTTCAAGAGCCCCCACACGGAGTCCCTGGAAGCCGACATTGAGTTGTTCACCGCTCATGGTGGTACCTTACAGAGGGGGTGAAAAATTTATTGGCCCGATGGAGCAGGCACATCCTGGGCGCATCGAAATCCAGTGGAATTATTGCGGTCCGTTGGAAGACTTTTGATCCTCGTAAAAATTCGTACCTGTGGGGTTTCCCCCTGCCAGCCTGAACTCCGCAATACTTTATATTGGCCGGTTGCGGGTCCTGGGGGATTCCGGGCAGGACTTTTGGCATAATAATCTGCTTCGTACCAGTCGGCCACCCATTCCCAGACATTACCCGCCACATCATAGATGCCATAGGGGCTTTTGCCTTTTTCATAAATACCCACCTGGGTTAACGTGGCCTCTCCCCGCCACGATTGATTAAAGTTCAAATGTTCCAGCGTAGGTTCGACGTCACCCCAAGGAAATCGCCAGTCGTTGGGTCCTTTTGCCGCTTTTTCCCACTCGGCTTCGGTAGGAAGGCGTTTCCCGGCCCAATCGCAATAGGCTTCGGCATCCTTCCAGTCCACGTTGATGACGGGAAGGTCGGTGACCGACTCGGGCATCATATTTCCTTTCCAGAGTCCTTTCTTTTGATCCGTGGGATGTTGGGGAGTCCGATGACCGGTTTCAGTCACGAATTGAAGATACCGCCCGTTAGTGAGTTCATACTTATCCATATAAAAACTACTCACAAACACATCATGATTCGGCCGTTCGTCAAGTCCTCCATCCCGGGCCGCCTTGGGCACACCCATGGGAAAGACTCCCTCAGGAATCAAGACCATCGGAGCGCCGTCTTTTCCCACAATTTCCTGCGGAGTCTCAGAAGCGCTAACCGTGCTGGAAACTGCAGCGATGAGTAGTAGGCCTGTCCATATCCCAACATACCCTACCCGTCGATTCCACATCCTTCCTACCATTTTTTCCTCCAATTTTTTCTGGGAATCACACAATTTTTTAATGATTTGATTACTAAAATACCATAATTCCGTTTGATCATGAATGTTAGGTCAAAGGTTTCGGAGGGAAAGTTGAACCATGAAGCCACACTTAGACTCCACAGGCTCGGCTTTGGCGTCGCCAGAAGGAGCCGTAGACTATTCCTCCTGTTTTTATCGTGAACCGTTGGGTCGAAAGGCGGGATCCTAAAGAAATACAGAAATGGTGCGATTTTCAACAGACCTTGGGATTCTTTGACGTTCGTTCGGCAACTTGCTCCATCCCAGGCTCCTGGGTATGATGCCTTTCTCCGAAAATATTCGTGGGCGATATGGTCTCACTCTTCATCCATTGACGGAATTGAGATGCAGGAAAAACGAAAAACCCTCGGGCTTCGACATTTGGCCTTACGGGTCAGGGATGTTCAGGCATCCCAGCGGTTTTATGAACGACTTTTTGATATGAAGGTTGTGTGGCAGCCAGATCCCGGGAATGTCTACCTCAGTACGGGCTATGATAATCTCGCACTGCATCAAGTGACTTCTGAAGAGTTGAGTCAATTTAACCTCTCCCGGGTTCACCCGTTGGATCATTTGGGGTTTTTGATGGATTCTCCGGCAAGTGTAGAGGCGCTATTTTCGGAAGCCACAACACAGGGCCTCACGATTGTGAAACCTCTGAAGCAACATCGCGACGGCAGTTATTCGTTTTATCTCTCGGATCCGGATTTGAATACAATTCAGGTGTTGTTTGAACCCTCAATCCAATTGCGATAGAGCAAAGTCGAACCCTTGTGGTTCCTTCTTTTCGCAGGATACGACTCAGTTCTCTCTCCCTATCATCTTGCCATGAATCCTTGGACGACCATTGATCCCACGCAGCATGTTGGACTGAACCCGTGGGTCTGGGTTCAGTTGGAGAGTACTGAACCACCAGGGCCTTTCCCGTTTTTGGGCGGGGTGGAACCGGAAGTCGTCAGTAGTCTTCATCAGGTGCATGAGATCATGATGAGCGGTATCGAAACCGCCATCAGCGACATCATGGCCCAACGTGCTTCCGTGGATGACCCTCAATTATCCCGTCGTTTGGAGGACGCCTATGCGGAAGTGGTGCAATCTCGTCCTCCCCTACAACGGCATATTCAGTGCGGACGAAAATCCGATGGGACCTTTTACTGGGACTATTCCAGAAATCCCACAGCTTCGGCCAAGATGACGTATGGAGGGTTGCGGATTTTTAACTCCGTCACGCGGCAAGCGATCCCCTTCGGCTTTGAGCGGCCAATCGGGCCGAATGTGGGACATTTCCTTGGTTTTTTCACTGGCCGACATACGATGGGGGAGATTCAAGCGGTGGCCCAGGCCGGCGGGCGAGATCTTGAAAGGCCATTGGCGCAGCTATTCACCTTAT
Above is a window of Candidatus Nitrospira neomarina DNA encoding:
- a CDS encoding DUF2914 domain-containing protein; its protein translation is MNLTTHKLSSTYTASLTTSVAQTMMQWHSTFLKPILPAVFFFAGVTYDTLTLTRIDRLLDNLIILLYITLLGTLIILTGRFQLGLIPSTPDKPGWNVLSLMHQARPHFGKAMQFLLGGLFSAYAILYSQSASWSTSAIFLGIIVGLLIANEFLSKRYSSLKMLVGLFAIVTLSFMTFFLPVLTGWMNAAVFLTGALITIAVVWETVRLTLRGIPNLPMRASLSICFPAFALVGLCTTLYFLNWIPPIPLSLKSGGIYHHIEKQQNEYLLTYEDGPWYAVWKRSDDRVGTDTPVYSFSSVFAPITLHTTIYHHWEWRPLAKSAEFITTDRIPISITGGREHGYRMYTMKQRLQPGKWRVNVETEDGQLIGRMAFSADANYSPSHELTTITQ
- a CDS encoding RBBP9/YdeN family alpha/beta hydrolase; translated protein: MCPSNNVNVPTLILPGIGNSDQIHWQTLWESANSEFVRVQQRDWENPVCHEWVNVLEQAVAKIGESPVLVAHSLGCLCVAHWAARTSLKIKGALLVAPPNPEDSGFPSEAIGFSPLPLGSCGFPSIVVASSNDPYGGLEFARSCASGWGSRFVNIGPAGHINSESGLGDWPEGWALYQELTA
- a CDS encoding uroporphyrinogen-III synthase is translated as MSGEQLNVGFQGLRVGALESRMAPEMERLIIRHGGVPMVAPSMRELPLSDNPQALECGDALMAGQVDLLVLLTGVGFRTLLDVVQTRHTREAIIAALRNTVLVVRGPKPALVLKELGLQPNILVPEPNTWKDTLVALDASYPDGLQGLRIAVQEYGISNPKFLEGLRVRGAKVRPVPVYRWTLPEDLAPLKHLLQEVMDGVIPVLLITNAIQVEHLVKVLEKDEKINLFRKALHRMMVASIGHLASERLRHYGFPVDLEPSHPKMGILVKEASQAAHTILTTKNPPPMRDKPSP
- a CDS encoding formylglycine-generating enzyme family protein; this encodes MWNRRVGYVGIWTGLLLIAAVSSTVSASETPQEIVGKDGAPMVLIPEGVFPMGVPKAARDGGLDERPNHDVFVSSFYMDKYELTNGRYLQFVTETGHRTPQHPTDQKKGLWKGNMMPESVTDLPVINVDWKDAEAYCDWAGKRLPTEAEWEKAAKGPNDWRFPWGDVEPTLEHLNFNQSWRGEATLTQVGIYEKGKSPYGIYDVAGNVWEWVADWYEADYYAKSPARNPPGPATGQYKVLRSSGWQGETPQVRIFTRIKSLPTDRNNSTGFRCAQDVPAPSGQ
- a CDS encoding VOC family protein; this encodes MQEKRKTLGLRHLALRVRDVQASQRFYERLFDMKVVWQPDPGNVYLSTGYDNLALHQVTSEELSQFNLSRVHPLDHLGFLMDSPASVEALFSEATTQGLTIVKPLKQHRDGSYSFYLSDPDLNTIQVLFEPSIQLR